The Candidatus Uhrbacteria bacterium genome has a segment encoding these proteins:
- the pyk gene encoding pyruvate kinase, with amino-acid sequence MVNKHTKIVCTIGPASDTVDSLVKLVEAGMNVCRLNFSHGTHEQHAELIKRIREASEKTGEPLCILQDLQGPKIRVGELPEAGVELVAGKPIIFTSGDGEIPKKIPVTYPNLHEDVKKGQRLLLDDGLLEVVVKSVKGEDVNCEVITGGTLKSHKGLNLPETDTQISAITTKDEEDIAFGVLQGVDWIALSFVRKPEDVQELRKLIGDPGIKVIAKIEKPEAVANMDAIIAEVDGIMVARGDLGIEMPAEKVPVIQKELIAKCRLAGKPVIVATQMLDSMIKNPRATRAEISDIANAVIDHADATMLSGETASGAHPLEAVKTMTATIMETEKSKYDDITPEMRRTEESEVAMTNIASILGRASNAKAIVVASLTGDSARLVSRERPDQPIYVMTTSDRVVRQLNVSWGVRGYVVAKADSVPKLIEESLEILKTNKLAASGDEVVIVAGEPLGESGSVNLVELRKI; translated from the coding sequence ATGGTTAATAAACATACAAAAATTGTTTGCACGATCGGTCCCGCTTCCGACACCGTCGACTCACTCGTGAAGCTGGTTGAAGCGGGAATGAATGTTTGCCGTCTCAATTTTTCACATGGTACGCATGAGCAGCACGCGGAGCTCATCAAGCGCATCCGTGAAGCCTCGGAGAAAACAGGTGAACCACTCTGTATCCTTCAGGATCTCCAAGGGCCAAAAATTCGCGTAGGTGAACTGCCAGAGGCTGGTGTCGAGCTCGTCGCCGGAAAACCGATTATCTTTACTTCCGGAGACGGCGAAATTCCAAAGAAGATTCCTGTCACATACCCAAACCTCCACGAAGACGTAAAAAAAGGTCAGCGTCTACTGCTCGACGACGGTCTGCTTGAGGTCGTTGTAAAATCCGTAAAAGGGGAGGATGTAAACTGCGAAGTAATTACAGGTGGCACGCTCAAATCCCACAAGGGCCTGAACCTTCCGGAAACCGATACGCAAATCTCGGCCATCACAACCAAGGATGAAGAGGACATCGCCTTTGGCGTCTTGCAGGGCGTCGACTGGATCGCGCTTTCATTTGTTCGTAAACCAGAAGATGTTCAGGAGTTGCGCAAGCTCATCGGAGATCCGGGAATTAAAGTCATTGCCAAAATTGAGAAGCCAGAAGCCGTCGCCAACATGGATGCGATTATCGCAGAGGTCGACGGTATCATGGTTGCGCGCGGCGATCTTGGTATTGAGATGCCGGCTGAAAAAGTTCCTGTCATTCAAAAAGAGCTGATTGCCAAATGTCGATTAGCCGGCAAGCCCGTCATCGTCGCAACACAAATGCTCGATTCGATGATCAAGAATCCGCGAGCCACGCGCGCAGAAATTTCCGATATCGCCAACGCGGTCATCGACCACGCCGACGCAACCATGCTTTCTGGAGAAACCGCTAGCGGCGCCCATCCGCTTGAGGCGGTAAAAACCATGACAGCAACGATCATGGAAACCGAGAAAAGTAAGTATGACGACATCACGCCGGAAATGCGCCGTACCGAGGAATCAGAAGTCGCGATGACCAATATCGCCTCGATTCTTGGCCGTGCAAGCAATGCAAAAGCGATTGTCGTCGCCTCGCTCACAGGAGATTCTGCGCGCCTTGTTTCTCGCGAGCGTCCGGATCAACCGATTTACGTCATGACTACCTCGGATCGTGTTGTTCGTCAGCTGAATGTTTCCTGGGGTGTTCGTGGTTATGTTGTCGCAAAAGCAGATTCTGTTCCAAAACTGATTGAAGAGAGCCTGGAAATTCTCAAAACAAATAAGCTCGCTGCCTCCGGCGATGAAGTTGTGATCGTAGCAGGGGAGCCGCTCGGAGAATCCGGATCAGTGAATTTGGTCGAGCTGCGTAAAATCTAA
- a CDS encoding trypsin-like peptidase domain-containing protein, producing the protein MQPRLLSGLLLVATICTSFVSGAAGGYFVITQLGERGEGIPIPLSSIPSVSSEPVADLVDRVMPSVVSIDILSKEEGEDPFGDRWINARGREQIAGGSGFFISTDGLIVTNRHVLDGKDVEYEIVTNDGRTYPAEVLAIDSVLDLAVLKVEGTNFPALELGDSDTVRPGQSVIAIGNTLAEFQNSVTMGIVSGVNRRLWAGDDEATAEILEEAIQTDAPINLGNSGGPLIDLQGRVIGINTAVGEAQSLGFALPANAVRRAVDSVRQFGRIVRPWIGIRYDMEVEGARIAEGTRSEPAVLVDSPAEKAGLKPGDLITSFAGEKLDVDHPLAGRMAKFNPGDVVTLVVERGEETLNIQLTLGDRASIE; encoded by the coding sequence ATGCAGCCTCGCTTGCTATCCGGTCTTTTATTGGTTGCTACCATCTGTACTAGCTTTGTCTCTGGTGCGGCTGGTGGCTATTTTGTTATCACGCAGCTCGGAGAGCGTGGCGAGGGAATTCCGATCCCGCTATCTAGCATCCCATCTGTTTCTTCGGAGCCGGTTGCTGATCTCGTGGATCGCGTCATGCCCTCCGTCGTTTCCATCGATATCTTGTCCAAGGAAGAAGGCGAAGATCCGTTTGGTGATCGCTGGATCAATGCGCGAGGCCGCGAGCAGATCGCCGGAGGATCGGGATTCTTTATTTCAACGGACGGCCTCATCGTTACCAATCGTCATGTACTCGATGGAAAAGATGTTGAGTATGAAATCGTCACAAACGACGGAAGAACATATCCCGCAGAAGTTCTGGCAATCGACTCTGTACTTGATCTTGCTGTTCTGAAGGTTGAAGGTACAAATTTTCCAGCGCTTGAGCTCGGCGATAGCGATACGGTCCGGCCTGGCCAATCCGTCATCGCCATCGGCAACACGCTCGCAGAATTCCAGAACTCTGTAACGATGGGAATTGTTTCCGGAGTGAACCGTCGTCTCTGGGCGGGTGACGATGAAGCAACGGCAGAAATTTTGGAAGAAGCTATTCAAACCGATGCCCCGATTAACCTCGGAAATTCCGGAGGTCCATTGATCGACCTCCAAGGCCGCGTCATCGGTATCAATACAGCGGTTGGCGAAGCGCAGTCTCTTGGTTTTGCCCTGCCGGCAAATGCTGTCCGCCGTGCCGTTGATTCCGTTCGCCAATTTGGCCGTATTGTCCGTCCATGGATTGGCATTCGTTATGATATGGAAGTCGAGGGTGCGCGTATTGCCGAGGGAACACGCAGCGAGCCAGCTGTGCTCGTCGACTCTCCTGCAGAAAAGGCCGGCTTAAAGCCAGGTGATCTAATCACTTCTTTTGCAGGAGAAAAACTCGATGTCGATCATCCGCTTGCAGGACGTATGGCCAAGTTTAATCCAGGAGATGTCGTAACGCTTGTCGTCGAGCGCGGTGAAGAAACCCTGAATATCCAGCTCACGCTCGGCGATCGGGCAAGTATTGAATAA
- the nrdR gene encoding transcriptional repressor NrdR → MHCPVCNDPETRVLDTRLSQDGTSIRRRRQCDHCEYRFSTLEEIELLNITIVKRDGSREVYDRDKMERGLRRALEKRPHTASDFRGLVHAIERDLQRIDSTEIRSQSIGEVVMDNLKTFDKVAYIRFASVYRSFEDVDTFQAELDRLRASKGKSRKSGSKK, encoded by the coding sequence ATGCATTGCCCTGTCTGCAACGATCCGGAAACGCGTGTCTTAGACACGCGTCTTTCGCAAGACGGAACTTCCATTCGCCGTCGCCGCCAATGCGATCATTGTGAATATCGATTCTCCACGCTGGAAGAAATCGAATTATTGAATATCACGATCGTCAAACGCGACGGCTCGCGCGAAGTCTACGATCGCGACAAGATGGAACGCGGCCTAAGACGCGCCTTGGAAAAGCGTCCGCACACCGCCTCCGACTTCCGTGGACTCGTCCACGCGATCGAGCGCGATCTCCAGCGTATCGACTCGACGGAAATCCGCAGCCAGTCCATCGGAGAGGTGGTGATGGATAATCTCAAAACCTTCGACAAAGTCGCTTATATCCGTTTTGCCTCGGTTTATCGCAGTTTTGAGGACGTAGACACCTTTCAGGCTGAGCTGGATCGACTTCGTGCAAGCAAAGGAAAGTCGCGCAAATCCGGTAGCAAGAAATAA
- the ftsZ gene encoding cell division protein FtsZ produces MAEVKPDIETFAKIKVIGVGGSGGSSVDRMIASKIRGVEFVAMNTDVQALHKSQATLKVHLGKTVTRGLGAGMNPEVGQRAAEESADEIRELLKGTDMVFVTCGLGGGTGTGAGPVVAAIAKEVGALTVAVVTKPFAFEGAQRRAIAEQGFEKLVGQVDAIITIPNDRILQIIDRKTSLVEAFETVDDVLRQGVQGISEAITVPGLINVDFADVRTVMAGRGSALMGIGRGHGDNRAIDAAKAAVASPLLEVSMDGAKAVLFIVTGGSNLAMQDVTEAAKIISQAADPNVAMIWGTILDESMKDEIKITVIATGFEKNSVSAKPAKVNFAPAPTPAPAQAPAPAKPNPAPMSQQQPRSYVNEAPPAEPLNRMPIQNPRPAANQQGGGFFSNMLNSFGNQPNEAEAQRQPEIAEEAPAPAPAPAPRQMAPAPAPAAQQPHVSQPVYAPMNPRPVQAPQSAPAPKKAASEDDELEIPAFIRKKMM; encoded by the coding sequence ATGGCTGAAGTCAAACCTGATATCGAAACATTTGCGAAGATCAAAGTCATCGGAGTCGGTGGCTCTGGTGGTTCTTCTGTCGATCGCATGATCGCTTCCAAAATTCGCGGCGTCGAGTTTGTCGCCATGAATACGGATGTTCAAGCACTCCACAAATCACAAGCAACGTTAAAAGTACATCTTGGTAAAACGGTCACGCGCGGTTTGGGGGCAGGCATGAACCCCGAAGTCGGGCAGCGTGCCGCAGAGGAGAGCGCGGATGAAATTCGCGAGCTTCTCAAAGGCACGGACATGGTTTTTGTAACTTGCGGACTTGGAGGCGGAACCGGAACAGGCGCAGGCCCTGTTGTTGCCGCGATCGCAAAAGAAGTAGGCGCGCTCACGGTTGCTGTTGTTACCAAGCCATTTGCTTTTGAAGGTGCTCAGCGCCGCGCAATTGCGGAGCAAGGTTTTGAAAAACTCGTCGGACAAGTCGATGCCATCATTACGATTCCGAACGATCGCATTTTGCAGATCATCGACCGGAAGACTTCTTTGGTTGAAGCCTTTGAAACCGTCGACGACGTTCTTCGTCAAGGTGTTCAGGGTATTTCCGAGGCGATCACCGTTCCAGGTTTGATTAACGTCGACTTTGCCGACGTGCGCACTGTCATGGCTGGTCGCGGCTCCGCTCTCATGGGTATTGGTCGCGGACATGGCGATAACCGCGCGATCGACGCCGCCAAAGCTGCTGTCGCATCGCCGCTTCTTGAAGTCTCGATGGACGGCGCCAAAGCCGTGCTCTTCATTGTCACCGGCGGTTCCAACCTCGCAATGCAGGATGTTACGGAGGCGGCCAAGATTATCAGCCAGGCCGCAGATCCAAATGTCGCCATGATCTGGGGCACGATTCTTGATGAGAGCATGAAGGATGAAATCAAGATTACGGTCATCGCCACTGGCTTTGAAAAGAATTCCGTTTCTGCCAAACCAGCCAAAGTAAATTTCGCTCCTGCTCCAACGCCGGCCCCAGCTCAAGCGCCCGCTCCGGCCAAACCGAACCCAGCGCCGATGTCGCAGCAACAGCCGCGCTCTTACGTTAATGAAGCGCCTCCAGCGGAGCCATTGAACCGCATGCCGATCCAGAATCCGCGCCCAGCCGCAAATCAGCAGGGCGGAGGATTCTTCTCCAACATGCTGAACTCATTTGGTAATCAGCCAAATGAAGCAGAGGCGCAGCGACAGCCGGAAATCGCAGAAGAAGCTCCGGCCCCGGCACCAGCACCAGCGCCACGCCAGATGGCTCCGGCCCCAGCTCCTGCTGCCCAGCAGCCGCATGTAAGCCAACCGGTTTACGCGCCGATGAATCCGCGTCCGGTACAAGCGCCTCAGTCAGCTCCGGCGCCTAAAAAAGCAGCCAGCGAGGATGATGAATTGGAAATCCCGGCTTTCATCCGCAAGAAGATGATGTAG
- the ftsA gene encoding cell division protein FtsA: protein MKDRILAGIDLGSSAIRLAVGQVVVGQDKRETINLIGAVEVPSAGISKGAIKSLDDATAAVSACLDRVERQIGVPINDAYIGIGGVHVHAKTVKGVVGVSRPDSEIREEDQARVLDMASANANPANFEILHRIPQRFTVDDQPGVRNPVGMQGVRLEAEVCLIQGLSSHVKNLTQAVMRTNVDVSGLVFSPLAAADAVVTSRQRELGVVLVNIGASTTSVAVFEDGELLHASVIPIGADHITNDIAIGLRTSLDVAEAAKRSFVSAIPEGVNQYDMVDLREIGAAEAELVSPRFMSEIAQARVEELFEKVEAELRKIERSGLLPAGAILTGGGSKLRGMVEMARTTLRLPASLSPAPQISSPLGEVLHDPAFSTAIGLLLYGFEDERDPAGSGRMGGLQAGDQWLKKATNPLKKIFKSFIP from the coding sequence ATGAAGGACCGCATTCTCGCCGGCATCGACCTAGGAAGCTCCGCCATTCGTTTGGCGGTTGGCCAAGTTGTTGTTGGTCAGGATAAGCGCGAGACGATCAATTTGATTGGTGCGGTAGAAGTTCCATCCGCCGGTATCTCCAAAGGCGCTATCAAATCTTTGGACGATGCAACCGCCGCCGTTTCCGCCTGTCTCGATCGCGTCGAGCGCCAAATCGGCGTTCCGATCAACGATGCCTATATCGGAATCGGGGGAGTTCATGTTCATGCGAAGACAGTTAAAGGCGTTGTTGGTGTTTCACGACCAGATTCTGAGATTCGTGAAGAGGACCAGGCACGCGTGCTCGACATGGCATCAGCCAATGCGAACCCGGCTAATTTTGAAATACTTCATCGTATCCCTCAACGCTTTACGGTCGATGATCAGCCAGGGGTCCGCAACCCGGTCGGCATGCAAGGCGTGCGTCTGGAAGCAGAAGTCTGTTTGATCCAGGGGCTATCAAGCCATGTCAAAAACCTGACGCAAGCCGTCATGCGCACCAATGTCGATGTAAGCGGCCTTGTTTTTTCGCCGCTCGCCGCCGCTGATGCTGTCGTGACCTCGCGTCAGCGCGAGCTAGGTGTTGTTCTCGTAAACATCGGTGCATCCACGACATCGGTAGCTGTTTTTGAGGACGGTGAACTACTCCACGCTTCCGTTATCCCAATCGGCGCAGATCATATTACAAACGATATTGCTATTGGTTTGCGTACATCGCTTGATGTCGCGGAAGCAGCTAAGCGTTCTTTTGTAAGCGCTATTCCAGAAGGGGTAAATCAATATGACATGGTCGATCTCCGCGAGATCGGCGCTGCAGAAGCAGAATTGGTAAGCCCGCGCTTCATGTCGGAAATTGCACAGGCTCGTGTAGAAGAATTATTTGAAAAAGTAGAAGCAGAACTTCGTAAAATTGAGCGCTCAGGTTTGCTTCCAGCTGGCGCGATTCTGACCGGCGGCGGCTCCAAGCTCCGCGGTATGGTTGAGATGGCCCGTACGACACTGCGCCTACCGGCTTCATTGTCGCCGGCTCCACAGATCTCATCGCCGCTCGGCGAGGTGTTGCATGACCCGGCTTTTTCAACAGCGATCGGTTTGCTTTTATACGGATTTGAAGACGAGCGAGACCCGGCAGGCTCCGGACGCATGGGTGGCTTGCAAGCGGGAGATCAATGGCTGAAGAAAGCAACCAATCCTCTCAAGAAGATTTTCAAATCGTTCATCCCGTAG
- a CDS encoding diacylglycerol kinase, with product MSALKSLARSFGHAFRGLALAFRSERSFRLQVVAAFVVMVVLFVLPLDLWERAILLLVTMFVLVLELLNSSLERLVDLAKPRLHEYAGDIKDLMAGSVLLAAMFALVLGLLILGPKLADIAMRL from the coding sequence ATGAGCGCCTTAAAGTCTTTGGCCCGTAGTTTTGGCCATGCCTTCCGTGGCCTCGCCCTCGCTTTCCGTAGCGAGCGCAGTTTTCGACTCCAGGTCGTAGCTGCTTTTGTGGTTATGGTGGTCTTATTCGTTCTTCCGCTTGACCTTTGGGAACGAGCAATTCTTTTGCTTGTGACGATGTTCGTCCTGGTGCTAGAATTGCTCAACAGTAGCTTGGAGCGTCTTGTTGATCTCGCAAAACCTCGGTTGCATGAATATGCCGGTGACATCAAAGATTTGATGGCCGGAAGCGTGCTCTTGGCCGCCATGTTTGCCCTGGTCCTTGGTTTGTTGATTCTTGGTCCAAAACTCGCTGATATCGCCATGCGCTTATGA
- the ybeY gene encoding rRNA maturation RNase YbeY: MIVIELANRLPAMLKPADMRKLEKELARVLRTRSKKVASLSFVTELAMQKLNKTFRHMNKPTDVLSFSPAPAPTENRHLKTEHYLGDIVVCVPYAKREAARRGMTLREELLRLIAHGVLHLSGFDHATAKEEEKMFGLQERVVDAIISV, from the coding sequence ATGATCGTTATCGAACTCGCCAATCGTTTACCGGCTATGTTGAAACCGGCAGACATGCGCAAATTAGAAAAAGAACTCGCGCGTGTTTTGCGTACGCGTTCCAAAAAAGTGGCAAGCTTGTCGTTCGTCACGGAATTGGCGATGCAAAAATTAAACAAAACATTCCGTCACATGAATAAGCCGACGGATGTTCTTTCGTTTTCCCCAGCCCCTGCCCCTACTGAAAACCGACACCTGAAAACGGAGCACTACCTCGGCGACATCGTCGTGTGTGTTCCGTATGCAAAACGCGAAGCCGCTCGCCGCGGAATGACGCTTCGTGAAGAGCTGCTGCGTTTAATCGCTCACGGAGTTTTGCATTTGTCAGGATTTGACCATGCAACAGCCAAAGAAGAGGAAAAAATGTTTGGCTTGCAAGAGCGCGTCGTGGACGCAATCATATCCGTATGA
- a CDS encoding fibronectin type III domain-containing protein, protein MLPPPPPGAPAQQPPTSGPANAGPEIVVMPEKYYGMALKMEGKTQAEMEKSALPKPVVPPPAKAPMPGPLPKRPIWPFVVLIIILLLLVVGGFVWFNRDLLFKPPTQPVVTPPVVVRTPPNAASNLTASIASGTTAVALAWIDTAGDETGYRLERRETAATYVPVTNLPSNSTSFLDVSVQAGRSYSYRVIAIGAGGESSPSNEANVDVASTIPAPVVPSLPPGGLDSDSDGLSDIEETVFGTDSRVPDTDRDGFLDGNEVFHLYNPGATAPVRLVDSGLVTPFVSPAGWSIFVPKGWTSSLDATDGSRATVRSGQGETYRIELVDNAQGQSLLEWYLAANPGVPSTGPRAITTKGGLEGLLGADRLDAFFAWDGKVFKIVYDNGTKPFINFRTSFEMMLNSLRLSGAPVLSPEIVNAALQGPGDFISTTSSATSTTQTP, encoded by the coding sequence ATGTTGCCCCCTCCGCCTCCAGGCGCTCCCGCTCAACAGCCGCCAACATCCGGTCCTGCTAATGCAGGACCGGAGATTGTCGTGATGCCAGAAAAATACTATGGCATGGCTTTGAAGATGGAGGGAAAGACGCAAGCCGAGATGGAAAAGTCGGCCCTACCAAAACCGGTTGTTCCACCGCCTGCCAAAGCCCCGATGCCTGGTCCGCTGCCAAAGCGCCCGATCTGGCCTTTTGTTGTACTCATCATCATCCTTTTGCTCTTGGTTGTAGGCGGCTTTGTCTGGTTCAACCGCGACCTGTTGTTCAAGCCGCCCACACAGCCAGTTGTTACACCTCCGGTGGTCGTTCGTACGCCTCCTAACGCCGCCTCTAACCTCACAGCGTCGATCGCTAGCGGCACAACCGCCGTGGCCTTGGCATGGATTGATACAGCTGGCGATGAGACGGGCTATCGATTAGAGCGCCGAGAAACAGCTGCTACCTATGTTCCGGTCACCAACCTTCCTTCTAATAGCACGAGCTTCCTCGACGTAAGCGTTCAAGCTGGTCGATCCTATTCCTATCGTGTGATCGCGATCGGCGCAGGCGGAGAGTCATCGCCATCAAACGAAGCAAATGTCGATGTTGCCTCCACGATCCCTGCCCCGGTTGTGCCAAGCTTGCCGCCTGGCGGCCTCGATTCCGACTCGGATGGTTTGTCTGATATTGAAGAAACGGTCTTCGGCACCGACTCACGCGTTCCAGACACCGACCGCGACGGCTTCCTCGATGGTAACGAAGTGTTTCATCTCTATAACCCAGGTGCCACCGCCCCTGTCCGTTTGGTCGACTCCGGCCTCGTGACGCCATTCGTTTCTCCAGCTGGCTGGTCGATCTTTGTACCAAAGGGTTGGACCTCAAGTCTCGATGCAACGGACGGATCCAGGGCAACGGTTCGCTCCGGTCAAGGTGAAACGTATCGCATCGAGCTTGTCGACAATGCTCAGGGTCAATCGCTGCTTGAATGGTATTTGGCGGCCAATCCGGGTGTTCCATCCACGGGTCCGCGCGCGATTACGACAAAGGGAGGTTTGGAAGGTTTGCTTGGCGCAGATCGTCTCGATGCGTTCTTTGCCTGGGACGGAAAAGTCTTCAAGATCGTCTACGATAACGGCACCAAACCTTTCATCAACTTCCGAACGAGTTTTGAAATGATGCTGAACTCCTTGCGCTTAAGCGGTGCTCCGGTTTTAAGTCCGGAAATCGTAAACGCGGCACTTCAAGGACCAGGTGACTTTATTTCAACAACCTCGTCGGCAACTTCGACGACCCAGACGCCATGA